ATCTCGTCAGCGAGGATGCGCCGACCAACATGATCGTCGGCGCGGGCGCGGGCGCGTTCCACGCCGCCTATGTCACCATGACCCCCGGCGTCGCGCTGCCCGAAGGCGAACGCACGCCCGAAGGCGTCGCCGCGGCGTGGGAGAAGATCATCGACCGCAATGGCGAAACCGTCCCGCAATCGGGCAGCGAGCAGTCGATGAATGTCATGAAGGCATTGATGGCGCTGGGCTGACGCTTATACGTCTTTCCGCATGGGGCGCCGGAGCGGCGCGTCCCGTGCGGGGGATTGATATATGGCGGAGATGAGCCTCGGTGACGGGATCGACCTGCTTCAGCGGCGGGCGAGGATCGTCGAGGTGATGCTGATCGGCGGACTGTTGGTGAGCGTTGCGACGCTCGCCGGCCAGATCGCCGAACGCAATGGCATCATAAGCCTCGAAAGCGAACAACTGACACAGGCCGAGATGCTTTATGGCCTGGTCATCCTCAGCTACATGCTGTTGCTGATCGCGACCTATGTCGTCTTCAGCCTGTGGATTTACCGCGCCGCAGCGAACATCGTCGCCGCCCAAACCGTGGGCTTCGATTATAGCCCGGGCTGGGCGGTGGGATGGCTGTTCGTACCGATCGCCAACCTGTTCAAACCCTATGGCGCGATGCGGCAGATCTACAACGCCAGCCATGGCCGCGACGCCAATTCCATCGACGAAGGCAACTGGCTGCTCCGCGCGTGGTGGGCCGCCTGGCTGGTCATGAGCATCGCCGGCAACATTTCCTTCCGGTTGAGCCTGCGTGCCGACACGCCCGAAGAGGTCCGGACGGCGCTGGAAATCGATGCAGCTTCCACCGCCACCGGCCTCGTCCTTTACCCGCTTGCCTATCTGCTGGTGAAGCGGATTACCGCCGCGCAGAAAGAGCGGCTGACCTCGGCGCAGATCTTTGCCTGATTTATTGTGTTGCGACACTAATACAGTTCTGCTAGAAGCGCCTTGGGGCAAGGGGATCGGACAGAAGGACGACCCCGATGTATAGTGAAAGCGACCTGCAAGCTGCGGTCGATGCAAAGGTATTGACGCCGGAGGCCGCATTGGCATTCCGCTCGCATATCGCATCGGTGCGCGCCGCCCCCGGAGCGGATGAGGAATCATTCCGCCTCATCACCGGCTTCAACGATATTTTCGTCAGCATCGCGGCTGTCATCCTGCTCGTCGCGGTGGGCTGGATCGGCGCGTCGATCCATACTGCGCTCGGTGGCGCCTTCGTCGCCGCGTCAGCGTGGTTCCTCGCCGAATATTTCACCCGCAAACGCCGCATGGCACTCCCCAGCATCGTTCTCGTCCTCGCCTTTGCCGGCGGTGTCTTCGCGACGATGGTGGGCTTCCTCGTCCGTCATGGCGAGGATATTTTCGGGCACAGTCCCAGCGAAACCGTCGGCGCGATCCTGATCGGCGCGATGGCGATGGTCACCGCCGGAGCGGCCTGGGCGCACTGGAAGCGCTTCATGGTGCCGATCACCGTCGCCGCCGGGACCGCCGCGCTCGCCGCGACCGCGGTGGCGCTCGTGCTCGCGATCACCGGAATGCCCAGCCCCGACGGCACGCTGCCGATGGTGCTGGTGCTGATCGCCGGGATCGGCGTCTTCACGCTCGCCATGTGGTGGGACCGCAGCGACCGCGTGCGCCAGACGCGCCGCAGCGACGTCGCCTTCTGGCTCCACCTGCTCGCGGCGCCGATGATCGCGCACCCGATCTTCCATCTGCTCGGCGTTACCGACGGGGGCAATATCGGCAGCGGTGCAGCGGTTCTGGTGATCGGCGTCTATATTCTCTTCGGCCTGATCGCGCTGGCGATCGACCGCCGCGCGCTGCTCGTCTCCGCCCTCGCCTATGTGCTCTTCGCGCTGACCGAGCTGTTCCGCACCTTTGGCGCGGTCGAGCTGAATGTCGCGCTGACGGCATTCGTGATCGGGTCGGCGCTGCTGCTGCTTTCGGCCTTCTGGCAGAACGCGCGCGCGGTGGTCGTCGGCCTGCTGCCCGACCATCTGGCGAACCAGTTGCCGGCGACCCTTCGCACGGCGGGTGCGGCCGCACACGGATAGGCGATCCGAACGGCACGCCGGTTTCCTTACCTGGAAGCCGGTTTTCGGGGGCCCCGGCCGGATGGTCGGGGCCCCTTTTCGTTGCGCCCGCGCCGGGCGCCGGGCGCGGGGAAACGATTCGCCCCCTTGCCTGAACGGTGAGGCACGATAAGAGAGGCGCGGATCCGCAGGGCCGTGCATCCTGTGGACCGCGTATTCGCCAGGCCCGAACGGCAAGGCGTCGCTGCACTTTCGCAAACCGGCACGGACGGGCGGGTCCGGGCCAAGGAATTTGAAGCCCCTCTCCCAGGTGAAGCAATGACACCGCCGAACATATTGATGGTGGAGGATGATCCTCCGATCCGAACCCTGACCGCGCGCGCGCTGCAGGAACATGGTTATATCGTCCGCACCGCTGGCACCGCGCCGCAGATGTGGGACGCGCTGCGCGCGGCCCCCGCCGACCTGCTGCTGCTCGACATCATGCTGCCCGGCACGTCGGGAATCGACATCTGCCGCGAAGTGCGGCGGACGAGCGACGTCCCGATCATCTTCCTGTCTGCGAAAGGGACCGAGACCGACCGGATCGTCGGCCTCGAACTCGGCGCCGACGACTATCTCGCCAAACCCTTCGGCGTCCGCGAACTGGTCGCGCGCGTCCGCGCGGTGCTGCGGCGCCACGCGATCGAGCGGCCGCAGGCGGACCGCGAGCGCGGCCAGATCCGCTTCGACGGCTGGACCGCCGACCTGCCGCGGCGCCAGCTGACCTCGCCCGGCGGCGCCGCGGTCGAACTGACGGGCGCCGAATTCGACCTGCTGGTCAGCCTGTGCGACAACGCCCAGCGCGTGATCGCGCGCGAGCGATTGATCGAACTGTCGCGCACCCGCCTCGGCGACAGTTCGGACCGCAGCATCGACGTTCTGATCAGCCGCCTGCGACGCAAATTGTCGAGCCCCGGACAGCCCGCGCCGATCGTGACCGTTCGCGGCATCGGCTATATGCTGAACGTCCCGGTGGAGCGGCTTTGAGCCTGTTCGAAAAGCGGGGCTTCGGCCTGTTCGGGCAGATCGTCGCGATCCTGTTCGCCGCGGTGCTGCTCGAAAGCGCCGCAAGCATCTTTCTCTATGAGCGCGCGAGCCAGTTTTCGATCAACGGCGACAAGGCGCGGCGGCTTGCCGAGCATCTCGTCCTGTCGGGCAAGCTGATCGAGGAAGCGCCGCGATCCGAGCGCGATACGGTGGCGTCGGAACTCACGACGACGCGCTATCATCTCGTCTGGCAGGACCGGCTGGTCAATCCGCCGCCGGTGTCGCCGAAACTGAACCAGATCACGCGCCAGATCCTTGCCTGGGAACCCGATATACAGGAACGCGACCTGCGCCTCTATCTCCAGTCGCCGGGGCTCCACAGCACGATATCGGGCGCGATCCGGCTGAATGACGGCAGCTGGGTCAGTTTCAGCGCGCGCGACCATATCCGCCAACTCGACCTGACGCTCGGCCGAACGCTCCAGACGCTGGTCCCGGCCGTCGCGCTCGTGCTGCTTGCCAGCCTGTTGATCCGGCACACGCTGCGCCCGCTCCGCGACCTCCAGCGCGCGGCCGAAACGATCGGCCAGCGCGATTTCGTCGATGTCCCGATGCGCGGCCCGGCCGAGGTGCGGAGCGTCATCGGCGCCTTCAACGACATGCAGCACCGCATCACGGCGATGATCGCCGACCGG
This genomic interval from Sphingopyxis chilensis contains the following:
- a CDS encoding DUF4328 domain-containing protein; this encodes MAEMSLGDGIDLLQRRARIVEVMLIGGLLVSVATLAGQIAERNGIISLESEQLTQAEMLYGLVILSYMLLLIATYVVFSLWIYRAAANIVAAQTVGFDYSPGWAVGWLFVPIANLFKPYGAMRQIYNASHGRDANSIDEGNWLLRAWWAAWLVMSIAGNISFRLSLRADTPEEVRTALEIDAASTATGLVLYPLAYLLVKRITAAQKERLTSAQIFA
- a CDS encoding response regulator; this encodes MTPPNILMVEDDPPIRTLTARALQEHGYIVRTAGTAPQMWDALRAAPADLLLLDIMLPGTSGIDICREVRRTSDVPIIFLSAKGTETDRIVGLELGADDYLAKPFGVRELVARVRAVLRRHAIERPQADRERGQIRFDGWTADLPRRQLTSPGGAAVELTGAEFDLLVSLCDNAQRVIARERLIELSRTRLGDSSDRSIDVLISRLRRKLSSPGQPAPIVTVRGIGYMLNVPVERL
- a CDS encoding ATP-binding protein, which gives rise to MSLFEKRGFGLFGQIVAILFAAVLLESAASIFLYERASQFSINGDKARRLAEHLVLSGKLIEEAPRSERDTVASELTTTRYHLVWQDRLVNPPPVSPKLNQITRQILAWEPDIQERDLRLYLQSPGLHSTISGAIRLNDGSWVSFSARDHIRQLDLTLGRTLQTLVPAVALVLLASLLIRHTLRPLRDLQRAAETIGQRDFVDVPMRGPAEVRSVIGAFNDMQHRITAMIADRTQALAAVGHDFRTPLARLRLRADSIADPAVEAAMEQDIGEMERMIDSLLAYLSGDIDNPTEPVAPTDIAVLCATAADEASDRGHRVRYAGPDHLVLSVHGIAIKRALLNLLGNALRFGDEIEVRLRSGGRTIEIEVADDGPGIPEHLREEAVQPFARLDSARTRDTGGFGLGLSIVERIARMHGGSLELGQSHLGGLAARLRLPAA